From a single Scomber japonicus isolate fScoJap1 chromosome 12, fScoJap1.pri, whole genome shotgun sequence genomic region:
- the kcnab1b gene encoding voltage-gated potassium channel subunit beta-1, with protein MQVSFACTDHGLKAPRNGEHSKQNATSPNTASQARARFRTVALIARSLGSFTHRYHHNLKESTAKLTGMKYRNLGKSGLRVSCLGLGTWVTFGGQISDEVAEQLMTIAYESGVNLFDTAEVYSGGKAEIILGNIIKKKCWRRSSLVITTKLYWGGKAETERGLNRKHIIEGLRGSLQRMQLEYVDVVFANRPDSNTPMEEIVRAMTHVINQGMAMYWGTSRWSAMEIMEAYSVARQFNLIPPVCEQAEYHFFQRDKVETQLPELYHKIGVGVVSWSPLACGIITGKYENGVPESSRAAMKPYQWLREKIMSEDGRKQQAKLKELAHIAEKLSCTLPQLAIAWCLRNEGVSSVLLGSSNPTQLTENLGAIQVIPKMTAGIATEVDHLLGNRPHNKKDYHH; from the exons ATGCAGGTGTCTTTTGCATGCACGGACCACGGGCTTAAAGCCCCACGTAACGGTGAGCACAGTAAGCAGAACGCTACCAGCCCCAACACAGCCAGCCAGGCCCGTGCACGCTTCCGCACTGTGGCCCTGATAGCTCGCAGCCTGGGTTCCTTCACCCACCGCTACCATCACAACCTCAAGGAGTCCACGGCCAAGCTCACTGGCATGAAGTACCG gaATCTGGGGAAATCTGGGTTGCGGGTTTCCTGTCTGGGGCTTG GCACGTGGGTGACATTTGGAGGTCAGATCTCTGATGAG GTGGCAGAGCAATTGATGACTATCGCCTATGAAAGCGGGGTCAACCTTTTCGACACGGCTGAAGTGTACTCCGGGGGGAA GGCAGAGATCATCCTAGGAAACATCATCAAGAAAAAGTGCTGGAG GAGATCCAGCCTGGTGATCACCACGAAGCTCTACTGGGGGGGAAA agcagagacagagagaggcctcaacagaaaacacatcatTGAAG GTTTAAGGGGGTCCCTCCAGAGGATGCAACTTGAGTACGTGGATGTGGTTTTTGCTAATCGGCCAGACAGCAACACTCCCATGGAGG AGATCGTGAGAGCGATGACACATGTGATCAACCAGGGGATGGCCATGTACTGGGGGACGTCACGGTGGTCTGCCATGGAGATCATG GAAGCATACTCGGTGGCCAGACAGTTTAATCTGATTCCACCAGTGTGTGAGCAGGCTGAGTATCACTTCTTCCAGAGGGATAAAGTGGAAACCCAGCTACCAGAACTCTACCACAAGATAG GTGTAGGTGTGGTCTCTTGGTCCCCTTTGGCTTGTGGAATCATCACTGGAAAATATGAGAATGGAGTCCCAGAATCTTCCAGGGCCGCAATGAAG CCGTACCAGTGGCTGAGGGAGAAAATAATGAGTGAAGATGGAAGAAAACAGCAAGCCAAGCTTAAAGAACTGGCTCATATCGCAGAGAAGCTCAGCTGTACTTTACCACAGCTAGCCATAG CCTGGTGCCTGAGGAATGAAGGAGTCAGCTCAGTACTGTTGGGATCCTCGAATCCAACCCAGTTAACAGAGAACCTGGGAGCCATTCAG GTAATTCCAAAGATGACAGCAGGCATTGCCACAGAAGTGGATCATTTACTGGGCAATCGTCCACACAATAAAAAGGACTACCACCATTAG